Below is a genomic region from Rhinolophus sinicus isolate RSC01 linkage group LG11, ASM3656204v1, whole genome shotgun sequence.
GCCTGGCAGCACATTCCACACAGCTTTTTATGAAGGGAGAGGCTTCCTGGCTTATGATCTGAAAAGCCATGGGATTCTAAGCTGTTTCCTGTGGTCCATAATGGACAGGGTCACACTCAGCTGTGTCCATGGTCCCCTTTAATGTTGACATTCCAGTATTTGTACCTTCAACCCTTTTACCTCCAGTATCTCAAAGGCCCTCATTCTCAAAGTCCCTGCTTGCAGCCCTCGCCAAGTGGCGGCTGCTCTGACTAAAATAGGAGATGAGCTTTGAAGCCCAGTCTTCCAAGCCATGGACCTGAACCAGCGCATGTCCTAATGGTCAGAAATGTCATCTGGCCTCCTGCTGGGGTCCAGCTCCCTCCTAGCTATGGCCAGTTTCTCCAAAACTTATTTCTCATGCATGTCTTGAGTCTTGGCTTGGAATAGCCTCCCAGTTCATTCAGTAGACACTGTGGTCACTAGAGCTGCACGTGGATGCCCCTGGGGTGGAATCAGACAAAGGGCGCCTGGGACGAGGGAGGAGGAAGTTCAGTCCTTTCTTCCCGCAGCTTCCTGAGCGTTGTGGGCACCTGGTATGTCACTGCCATCGTTATCATCAAATACTTCTGGCCAGATAAAGAGATGACCCCAGGGGACATCCTAACCAGGTGGGTAAGGTCCCCCAGGTGCCACAGGGTAGAAGCCACCACTTGGGCCCCAAGAGGTGCTGGGTCAGACATGAGAAGGCCACATAGGTTCTCTTCTCAAGGCTCATTAGGTCATTGGGGCTTGACTCATGGGTATTGTGGGAAGGAGCAAGAGATCCCGATATTTTTATTGGAAGGAAGAATGAGAACCAGAGATGGGAAGACTTTGCCACTGCCATCCAATAGAGGAGCCAACATGAGACTAGGCCTCAGGTGTGGAGACTACCAGGGTAGAATTGCACATTTTTCTAACTCGTGCTCATCTGTAATTTCTGTATCTGCTACATAAAGATGAGTCTGTTTTGtcatttcccttttcttgaaGAGAACAAACCAGAAAAGCAAAAGCTCCAGTGCAGGAGCCAGAAATTCTGGATTTTGGTTCCAGGAGGGCCTtccagagcctcagtttactGACCTGTGAAGTGGAGATGTGTCTTCTCCTCATTCCCAGATTTCTGTGGCTTGAATGTGTAGATGCTCGTTGGTGGAGGTCATAGTGGGCTGAATGAAGACTAAGGGCAGTGGGTTGTTGGTGGCTCTGTGAGGTTCACAGGCAGCAGATTCTTGTGTGTTTGTCCACAGGCCAACCTCCTGGATAGCCATGTTCAATGCCATGCCCACCATCTGCTTTGGATTTCAGGTGCCAGTTGCCTTAGCTCACTCCTTACTCTATGATGGAGCCCACATTCCAGGCAGGATGGGGGAGCCTTGGGAGGAAGAATGGAGTGGGGGCCCCAGGACTTGCCTCTTGTCCCTGTGGTTTTTGCCCCCAAGGTACCTCCCTCTGGAAACCGGGGGTGAGGTCGCTTCCCCACCATAACTGTGACCTTCACCCTGACAGTGCCACGTGAGCAGTGTGCCTATCTTCAACAGCATGCAGCGCCCCGAGGTGAAGACGTGGGGCGGGGTGGTGACAGCCGCCATGGTCATAGCCCTCGCTGTCTACATGGGCACAGGTGAGTGCTCCTCTCCAAAGGCCAGGCTTGGAGTGctcccattttccttctttgtccccAAATCCTCGGGTTCAACTTTCCTGGGGACAGCCGTTCACGCTTAGCACACCAAACCCTTCTGTAGGCATTGGCTGAAACGTGGCTGCCTTGGGCCAGATGAGAGAGATATAGTCATCCGTTCATTCAACAGCTCTCCACTGGTGCCTAGTAAGTGCCAGGAACTGCTCTCGGCCTGGGGAATGCCGTGGAGATATGTAGACCTggtcctgccctcatggaattgACAGTCTAATCAGAGAGGCGGTCTTACAAGAGTAGAGCAGGAATCAGTAAAGAATTTCAGACAGTGATGTGTACCATGGTGACAGTGAAACGGAAGATGTGAATGGGATTGGGAGGGGGCAGCTTAAGGGGGTAGTTCACAAAAGACTCCTCTGTGAGGCGTTGGCATTTGGGGAGGCCCAaatgatgagaaggagccagaatCTAAAGagctgggggaagagcattccagacagagggaccAGAAAATGCCAATCCCTGAGGCTGGGACAGAAGAAAGGTCTGTATAGCTGTAGAGGCGCAAGTTCGGGGCAGGGGACAGTCCCTGAGGCCAGACAGGGACTAGGGCCAGAGCCTATTGGGCCTTGAGGACTGTTGGGAGCCAGACAGGAAACATTTCAAGCAGGAGCATGGCTCATTGAAAGATGGCTCCAggtgctgtgtggagaatggtcTGGATGAAGAAGCAGGACTGGACGACCAGGAAGGATGACACTGTGATTCCTTCCCCAGACAGTTCTGGGGCCAGCACTGTTCTACCTCTGAAGACAGAGCGAGGAGTGAGAGGCAAATGGGCAGAGTCCCTGCGCTCCTGGGGCTCATGTTCTGGTTGGGGAAACAGACAATACAcaagtttaaaaacatttcagagaGGGGAGTGCTGTGAAGAAATCACAGGGTGTTGTGAGATAGCGTTGAGGGTGGGGGTCATTGTGGACGGGCTGGGCAGGGAAGCGTTGTCTGAGGAGGGGACATCTGGGCTGAGACCTGTGTGATGAGGAGATGGCAGCATGAAGGGCTGAGCAGATGGAAAGTTAGTGCAGAAGCCTGAGGCAGGACCGTGCTGGGCGAGTGCACGATCAGAAACGTGGCAGGGGAGGGTGGGTGTGAGAAGTCAGGGAGGGAGGCTTCTGATCCCAGCCCGACACCCTGTAAGCCTCTGGACCTGCTCCAACGCCTGCCCCATCTGATGTCACATCCAACAGTGAATGGTCCATTCAGCCTTACCCTCCCAGGGTGGCCCCGACCCAGCCCtcctgtccctgccctcaggcATCTGTGGCTTCCTGACCTTTGGAGCGTCTGTGGACCCTGACGTGCTCCTGTCCTATCCCTCCAATGACATGGCGGTGGCTGTGGCCCGGGCCTTCATCATCCTGAGTGTGCTCACCTCCTACTCCATCCTGCACTTCTGTGGGCGGTGAGTCCCCCAACCCCACTGGGCTGCTCCCTCGGGGACCCTGAAAGCCCTTTGAACATGATCATGTGGCCTTGTGCGGAACCCACTTTGTAGAAGGAGAAATTGAATCCCATAGGAAACAGTGCCTAGCATGGCCCCGCAAGTACCCCAGCCGGGTCTTGGGGTCCTTTTTGTCCCAGAGTTCCCAGAACATTCTGTGAGTCCTGTGAGAACCTCTAGCCTAGACTCTTTTCTGAACACACAGCCTTCTGGGTTTCCCAGCCCTTCCTTTCGGGAGAAGAATAGCATCAGTTCCCGCCGGGTGAGCACGTCCTGGGCCAGGCAGAGCACTAAGCCCTTCTCATTGACcatctcacccagcccccaaggCCGCCCCAAGAAGAGGGCAACGAGGCCCACTTTACAGAACAGGAAAGGGGCTCAGGGATCAGGGCCTCACCCGCATCTGCCCAGCCGGGGGTCTGGCTCCAGGAGCTGGAGGTGGGGTCTGTTAGCGGCTGTGCGGCTGAGGCTGAACCCTCTCCCTATGGGCAGGGCGGTGGTCGAGGGCCTCTGGCTGCGCTACCAGGGGGTGCCCGTGGAGGAGGACGTGGGGCGGGAGCGGAGGCGGCGAGTGCTGCAGACGCTGGTCTGGTTCCTGCTCACCCTGCTCCTGGCGCTCTTCATCCCTGACATCGGCAAGGTCATCTCCGTCATCGGAGGCCTGGCCGCCTGCTTCATCTTCGTCTTCCCAGGTACAGACCCCTGGCTCCCAGGGCCTCCCGGCCTCAGCTCCTCGATTGCTCACCTGCCCGGCGAGAGCAACCACCAGCATTCACTGTCCCCCTCCACAGGCTCTGTGCCAACCCCTATGCAAGCATCCTCTCCCGAAAAGAAGATATAGTTGACACTCTGACTGATGGGGAGATGTGAGATTCAGGGAGGGTAACAAGCTCACCTAATGAGTAACAGAGCCTTTCAACTTCAAGTTTGCCCAAGTCCACATCCTATACCCTTAAGCCCCCATTCAAGTCCCTGCTGCTTCATGACCATCAGGAATCTGGCTGGTTCAGTCCCCAGAGGGCAATGGGATCTGGTGGCAGCACCCTGACACAAAAGCCAGGAGATCTGCGTTTCAGACATGGGTCTGCCACCAGATCCCTAGAAAACGCTCCCATCTTCCCAGCCATGAGTTCTGACAATACCCAGCTTATTTCTTTTGAGGAGACCACCTAGAAAACCCTTGCCACTTTGCTTGGAGCAAGGGGACCACATCTGCTCAGAAGTGTCCTGGGAAGGGCCCTGGGGTCTAGGCACCACTGGGTCACCTTCCAGGCCTGCCCCTTTAGCTCTGAGTCTTGCCTGCAGCCCAAGGTGTCCCTGTCAGATGCTCGCCTCTCCTAGGAGAACAGATCTAGCACGTCCAGCTGGGTGTGGCTGGCAGAAATAGCATATCTGGAAGAGTAAACAGTCCTTTCTCCATCCACCACCACTGCCTATCCATAAGGGGGGAGGCTGGGCCTGAGGGAGGGAGCCCACCCAAGCTCTCAGAGCCACCTCTTCTCTTCCAGGGCTGTGCCTCATTCAAGCCAAACTCTCTGAGATGGAAGAAGTCAAGCCAGCCAGGTAAAGCAGGGCCCAGCCCTCGGTCCTCGCCCGTGGTCCCCTCAGGGGACGTGCTAGATCAGGAGGTAACCTCTtatgttgggggggaggggtcctTAATATAGTAGGGGTCAGAAGGCTTGCATACTTTGAAAAACACaagttttgaaaatactttttttttaaatgggtaacaTGCTAGTTATGACAATTCAAACACTACTGAAGGACTTGAGAGGAAAAAGTGGAAGTCCCTCTTCCCCCACAGCCCACTCCCTACCACATGCCTTCTCCTGAGAGAGCTCCATGCTATCAGCATGGCCTGTGCCCTTCTGGACTCTTCTGGGCATGTGTGCCTGTCTGTATGCAATGCTCTGCATGtggacacacaaacacacggGATTTTGTATcgagtttgtttttttcaaaaatggtttCATGCCAGACACACTTTTCTGCcactagccttttttttttccatttaaccaTGTACCTTGGAGATCACTCTATGTCAACACAAGACAGtccatttcttcccttttgaaGGGCTGCAGAATCTTCTGCTGTGTGAACGTGTCCTGGATGTGAacactcttacacacacacatcttggcACACCTGTTCGAGGTTCTTGGCAGGATCGATTCTTAGAAGGAAATTGCTACGTCACAGGGCATGGCCATTTTTATTTTGGCACAAATTACCCTCCACAAGGGCGGTACCAGTCAGTCTCCGCAGCACTGAATGAGAGTACCCTGAccccccctcccctgccagcGCTATATGTATAACAGCCTTCtagatttttgtttaaatagatagatataaaaacaCCACACTGTTTTCATATGCATGTTTCTCTGAATAGTAAAGAGGTTGAGAATAGGttgcatgctttttaaaaatatatattatgcaagtaatattcattatataaaatctaaaaaaacacaGACAAGTCTACGGAAGCAAATAAAATCATTCTTACTACCCAGTTATAACCTTATTGCTATTTCTGATgcatatatttgcttttttttttattaaagtttattggagtgacaattgttagcaaagttacagagatttcaggtgtacaattctgtaatacattatctatatctcacattatgtgttcaccacccagagtcagttctctttccatcaccatatattagaccccgtttatcctcttctagagcccccctccccccttaccctctggtaacccctaaactactgtctatgtctatgagtttttattccttcatttgtttgtcttgaccttttgttgttttcagttttatataccacatatcagtgaaatcatgtggttctctacttttactgtctgacttatttcacttagcactttttttgttttttgtttttttaatgaaatggctCACACTCTATGTCACCTGCTTTTTCCTGAAGATCTTTCCATCAGGAGACATGCGTTCTGATCCTGGTCCTGCCCTTGGCTTGCTGTGACCAGTCAATCCCATTAGCCTTGGTCTCTTTACCTGTGGATTAAGGATCGTACACCTAGCAGCAGTAACCTTTGTATGAAAAGCCCTTGAGAAATAGGAGGTGTTCTATCAGAAAAGAGATTTAAGTAATTATGGTAACTCactgatatatgtatgtatcagaCATCTGCAGAGTCGGGTGGGTTGAC
It encodes:
- the SLC38A7 gene encoding sodium-coupled neutral amino acid transporter 7 isoform X2 → MAQGMLVFIISGLVILAYCSQASNERTYQEVVWAVCGKLTGVLCEVSIAIYTFGTCIAFLIIIGDQQDKIIAVMAKDPDGAGGSPWYTDRKFTISLTAFLFILPLSIPREIGFQKYASFLSVVGTWYVTAIVIIKYFWPDKEMTPGDILTRPTSWIAMFNAMPTICFGFQCHVSSVPIFNSMQRPEVKTWGGVVTAAMVIALAVYMGTGICGFLTFGASVDPDVLLSYPSNDMAVAVARAFIILSVLTSYSILHFCGRAVVEGLWLRYQGVPVEEDVGRERRRRVLQTLVWFLLTLLLALFIPDIGKVISVIGGLAACFIFVFPGLCLIQAKLSEMEEVKPASWWVLVFYGVLLVTLGAFIFGQTTANAVFVDLLA